The following proteins are co-located in the Onychomys torridus chromosome 6, mOncTor1.1, whole genome shotgun sequence genome:
- the Gnat2 gene encoding guanine nucleotide-binding protein G(t) subunit alpha-2, which yields MGSGISAEDRELAKRSKELERKLQEDADKEAKTVKLLLLGAGESGKSTIVKQMKIIHQDGYSPEECLEFKSVIYGNVLQSILAIIRAMSTLGIDYAEPSCADAGRQLNNLADSTEEGTMPPELVEVIRKLWKDSGVQACFDRAAEFQLNDSASYYLNQLDRITDPDYLPNEQDVLRSRVKTTGIIETKFSVKDLNFRMFDVGGQRSERKKWIHCFEGVTCIIFCAALSAYDMVLVEDDEVNRMHESLHLFNSICNHKFFAATSIVLFLNKKDLFEEKIKKVHLSICFPEYDGNNSYEDAGNYIKSQFLDLNMRKDVKEIYSHMTCATDTQNVKFVFDAVTDIIIKENLKDCGLF from the exons ATGGGGAGTGGAATCAGTGCTGAGGACAGAGAACTTGCCAAGAGGTCCAAGGAGCTAGAAAGGAAGCTGCAGGAGGATGCTGATAAGGAAGCCAAGACTGTCAAGCTGCTGTTGCTTG GTGCTGGAGAGTCAGGAAAGAGCACTATCGTCAAGCAGATGAA GATCATTCACCAGGATGGATACTCGCCAGAAGAATGCCTGGAGTTCAAATCTGTCATCTATGGGAACGTGCTGCAGTCCATCCTGGCTATCATCAGAGCCATGTCCACACTAGGCATTGACTATGCTGAACCAAGTTGTGCG GATGCCGGTCGACAGCTCAACAACCTGGCTGACTCCACTGAGGAGGGGACCATGCCTCCTGAGCTGGTGGAGGTCATCAGGAAGTTGTGGAAGGACAGTGGAGTTCAAGCCTGCTTTGACAGAGCTGCAGAGTTTCAGCTCAATGACTCGGCATCTTA CTACCTGAACCAGCTAGACCGGATTACAGACCCTGACTACCTCCCTAATGAGCAAGACGTGCTTCGATCCAGAGTCAAAACCACAGGCATCATTGAGACCAAGTTTTCTGTTAAAGATTTGAATTTCAG GATGTTTGACGTGGGAGGGCAGagatcagagagaaagaagtggaTCCACTGCTTTGAGGGCGTCACCTGTATCATTTTCTGTGCAGCTCTCAGTGCCTACGACATGGTGCTGGTGGAAGATGACGAAGTG AATCGCATgcatgagtctctgcatctgttcaaCAGCATCTGTAACCACAAGTTCTTTGCGGCCACTTCCATTGTTCTCTTCCTCAACAAGAAGGACCTCTTTGAGGAGAAAATTAAGAAAGTCCACCTCAGTATTTGTTTTCCGGAGTATGATG ggaACAACTCCTATGAAGATGCTGGGAATTATATCAAGAGCCAGTTCCTTGACCTCAACATGAGAAAAGATGTCAAAGAAATCTACAGTCACATGACTTGTGCTACAGACACACAGAATGTCAAATTTGTGTTCGATGCAGTCACAGACATTATCATCAAAGAAAACCTCAAGGACTGCGGGCTCTTTTAA